Genomic segment of Rana temporaria chromosome 12, aRanTem1.1, whole genome shotgun sequence:
AAAGGAGGAACATCAGCTGGGgcacaggaggagagagagagccggCCGATTACGTGATCGCGGGCTGGCACTCCGAAAACCGGTAAAGGAGGCATTTATTTTAGAAAACACAGATACAGGAGCAGCTGTCATTAGGGAACCAGCAGGATTATGTAAAGTGAtataagtgggttaacaaccactttaactctgcACATGGGCACAGGAATAACTTACCCTGGCATCCAAGGCATGATGAAATTGTGCATTCAGCCATTTATGTTtcgcttaggccccattcacactgccTTGTTGTGCTTGTTACACATTTGTTGTGCATTCCCAGAGTGTGCAGGCGTGAATGCAGCATCCGTGTAAAATTACAAGAACATTGATAGTGGACAGAAAGGAAACTTTTATTGAAGGAGAGACATAAAATCTCCTCTCTAATAACCCTACTTGCCAGCCACCTTTGTAACACAGACTGAAAATTTCACTTCAAGCTAGTCATACACATTGTaacctgattgtacaatcttGGATCTATCAAAATCATAAAATATGAGGGCCAACCAAAACAATCTATGTGGTTTATTTCCAATCCGGCAGACCCTTACATTACATAGTTGTTAGTAGATCTAAAAAAAGAAGGTGCAATCAGATTGTAACAATTATGGTCAACTTtaggtttaaaaagaaaaaaggtaaagATGTAACCATATAAGAAATAGGAATAGATAAGGAATGGAAAATATTTAGCGTACTTGACTGTGATTGGATCTCGAAGAAGACCACTGCCTTCTGCTGTCACCACAATATCAGATACAACTTGGTTCAGGGGGTTGGTGAATACGACTTCAGCATTAACAGGCTTATTCATATGGACTGGTTcttttatctgaaaaaaaaagttaatttaaatAATTGTTATCATGCTTAAAAGTAGAACGGGGCTCAAAAACAATGTTATAGGAAACATCTagaagtgtaaggcctcgtacacaccatcgaacatgtccgatgaaaacggtccgcggatcgctttcatcggacatgtccgctcggagatgattacggtctgatggctgtacacaccatcaaaccgaaatccccgcggacagacagcgcggtgacgtggcggtgacgttgacgccgccacatcaccaaaccaggaagtaaaatacttccacgcgtgcgtcgaatccattcgacgcatgcgggagatatctgtccgctggttaggtgtactaaccagcggacatgtcggacggacgggtttccagccgacaagatttaaagcatgctttaaaacttgtctgctggaaaaacctgtctgctaggctgtacacacggtcggatcagtccgctgaaactggtccgcggaccagtttcagcagacatgttcgatcgtgtgtacagggccttacttgTGCCTAAGCAGTATCCCTAAAATTCCTTCGGAAAAATAGCAGTTGATTTCCTGGTAGgtgcagtgtgagatctaaggcactgctgcttCTGACCTAAAGTCTCATGAGCTTTGGAGTGAGATTTTGTGATGTCATGATCTCCTTGCTGAAtgctctgacatgaggaagcaaaaccctgcctctaccaagatggcctcTTTCACAGACCCCAAGtaatattcgaatattcgtgccCCCTGCTGCCATGTTTCCACGGTTCCGCTatcccacctgcagaccctggtGTCACCACGAAAAAGTGAGGGAAACGAGCAAACTTCCCTTTTGGATCAGACTTCCAGCAGTGAGTGGAGACAAATATACTGTAAATCTATACTACTGTATCTATAGATAAAAAATCTTTTGAGGTAATGTCCACTTTATTGCTTTTTTTGATTGAGCTGGCATTATTGGTATCTAAAATGTAAGGAAGATTTGTCTATTATTTGTATATTGTATTTTACCTTAATTTCGAATTTTGGGTTATCCAGCACAATGTTGGTTTGGATAATGAGTGTCCCTACGACTGGTTCATAGGAGCAGACAAATGTCACCTCTATGGCATTATCTGCAGTTAGGAGGCCATCATACTGAGCGTAGGTTATGGTCAATGGTTCTTCTCTCTCTGTGTAAGCAAAATAAATGTTTAGTATATTCAGTAAAATTGTGTTATACAGtaattattttacaaaaataaagcaCATTAAAAGGATAACGAAACCcacaaacaaaatgtaatatattgcagcttgcaatcctaaaatgtgatggctgcattaatcTTTTTTTATTCAAGCTAAGAAAATTTTCTGCAAAACACCAAAAATATTGATTGATCTTGTCACTTCCTGTTAACTGCATCAAAGAATATCTTTCTTCATAGCAATCTTCTGTAAACTACCAATTGCCCTGCCCCCTAtgtatgctatatatatatatatatatatatatatatatatatatatatatatatatatatatatatatatatacacacacacacacacacacagtattatttaatttaaaaaataaaattcccatAGAGTATCTTACCTTCACAACCTCTGAGTTTTATATTTCTGGTCTCCTTGTGTAGTTCATTGATCTCCTTCCTTGTGTACAGGATTGAATATACCTTGATGTCAGCAGTAATAACCTTGGACTTGGTTGTCATGTTTCTGATCACTAGATTAAGAGTGACATCTTCACCAATAGCTTGTTTACCAACCACTGTAATATTCCCCGATATTTCTTCTTCAATGCAACGAGATGTCGGAGTTATCATTTCTGCCATGATTACCTGTAAGCCCAAAAAATTCAGGAAATTCAAAAAGAGCTCAAAATACCAAATATTCTACCGTATATCATATAATGTTTAACAAAATTAATGCAAgatatttttaaccctttcaatgccagagctgtttttgcatacctgcttaaaaaaaaatattttaggcctgaagattacataaaccCCTCAAAACAttctggcctggattcacaaagcacttgcgccgacgtatctccagatacgcagcgtaagtgcaaatatgccccgtcgtatctatgcgccggacccacaaactaagatgcgcctaaaaacaggcttcatcccaccgacgtaacttgcctacgccggcgtagagtgggcgcatatttacgctggacgcatttggcgctcccattgattttctattcaaaaatgcaaatgagggagatacgacaattcacgaacgtacgtgcgcccgacgcagtgcgcgtaaagttctacgtccggcgtaaagttatgccccataaaggaggtgtaactcagcagcatccatgcaaagggctgcaccagggaacacaagccgacgtattttacgtagtttacgtaagacgtgaatatgactaggcataggttacgttcacgccgtaggcagtgatccgacgtatattaggcagttgttccaacgtgattgtgagcatgcgcactgagatgcgtccacgggacggcacatgcgccgttcgttatacgtatctgtctggcgctcagcccatcatttgcatggggtcacgcctcatttgcatggctcacgcctacttccacctacgccggcttacgcctaggaaacccagcgcagttttgggagcaagtgctttgtgaattctgtgcgttggcgtagcgtacaggagatacgctacggcggcataaatgtgcgccgctgtctgtgaatccgggcctatatattttcCTCAAGCAGataccttagagaataaaatagtgatcATTCCAATTTTtctatgtcacacaatattaccACAAGGGTCTAGGAAATGAaacatttcagtaaaaaatacactaaagctAATTTTAGGGCACACAAATGCAATACATGATCCAATTTGagattgcactgagtaaataaatacccaatATGTCAAATCCTAAATTTGCGTGCGCTAGTAAAAACGGAGACAAACTTTAGTACCTTATATTTTTCACAGATGACACTTTAAAAGCCCACCTATAGGTCCTCAATTTAGCATTATGGAAGACGTCTGGTGCTAATAATATTGCTCTAACTTCGGTGTGAGTAGCGACATGTAACGTGTATCGCAATCTGTTTTCATGCGTTCTCTCTTGCTTTCTTTCCCCTTCCTGTTTCCTATTCTCTGTGCTCTTTTCTAGGACATGTAGAGTGCTTTATCAGCCTTTTGAATGCCTTGTCAAAAGTTCTCTGGGTACGCAGGGGTATGCCACCCTGCATACAAGCGATTAAGACCTATGTCGCAGTCACTATGTTATTTCTAATCGAGTATCTATGctacctagggtgaccacgtgtcccggattttgcaggtctgtcccgggtacaTTCATtctaggacaatacagtgtcccggaatgatactgacacagccaccccccccctcccccgggccaatctaaatcccccaaaaaaggcagccacatcaccgctttactcacggacagcacttgtcctggtcgggaatgcctggaggagcacaatcccgccccctgcttgtgattggagaaatcataaatcccgcctcttgtgtccaatcactgtgccgtgatccgttacagcacaagctgatattTGGGAacgggggggtgtccctgaatggtagtttggaaatgtggtcaccctaatgctaCCTGGCTGTAATAACACGTACTTTAATCCTATTCAAAGCGATTGCTTTGGCTTTTCACAGTATGACAGGCTATTACAGGGGCAACTTTATTTTGTCCTAGGATGAATGGTTTTGTGTTATATGTATCCTTCTCCACCCTTATGCAGTTGTTGATTTCCTTACttgggcacttcctgttataaggtGTCAACACTAGAGATGAGAAGGCCtgaaaaaatactaataaaaatgtaaacattaaagaaaataaagtccaaaaatagaTTTCTGTGGTATCCCAGGGGGTCAAATGATACcggcaaaaacaaaaatgtccatgcATAGAACCTAACATATCTAAAGAAAAGCTTTTGTCATTTTTGTTATCACTAATACGTTTTTTGACCACCTCAAAGCTAAGCACAGGGGTTTTCCATGCCATCGCAATGGTTAGTTTAGTTGCAGTAAAGAGATGTAGAGCCAATTGCCATTCTGGGCGAAGCAATCCAACAATTGGTTTGCCAAGAAGGGCTTCATAGGGGTCCCTTTTGAGGTCAACATGAAATAAGTTATGGAAAAAAGGTATAGACTGACCCATAACCTGCATGCTTTCAGACATGACCACCAAATATGTGCCATAGAACCTTCCTGTGAACATCTCCAAGCAGAGGGGAGAGTAAGTTGGGATGAAATGAGCCAGTCTAGCCAGCGTATAAAAACCGCCTATACAACACCTAATAGGTATTCTCTAATAGAGGAACATTTCTCGGACACTTGGAAAGGGCAATAGTCATAATCTGTCAGTCCTCCGGATCTAACGACCCTCAGTTCTTTTTCCCATTGGAGATGATATagtatttttttgcagaaattaTAGATGAATATATCAATGATATTAGGCCCAGGGAGTGGGTTCTGGCTCTACAGAGGCTCTCAAAGGGGGTCAGAGTATATGGGGTAGGGCGGGATTATATGAGTTTTGAAAGAAAATGCAAGTTGTAAGTAGCTTTAGTGTTCTCATAGGGAAAAATTATGAGAAGAATGTCAAATGTCAGTATCCTCATAGGGGTAAACAGGGAGTGAATGTCTGTGAATCCCTTCGCAGTCCACCAGGATAATGGGCTGGATTTTTATATCCTGGCAGGAATAATGGGCAGTGAAGAAGTCGGAGAAGGAGAAGATATGAGACCCATGGAATATTTAAGTCCCACAATTGTAGAGAGTGGGCTAAGCATGGCCCTATTCTGGTCAGGTGATGAATAGGAGGGAGCAAGGACAGGGAATAGGATCAGAGTCTATAAGATTAATAGTGGCCCATAGCAGTATTTGGCATGTTTGTGGAGATGGGATATGTTCCCTGCAGTATAATTAGGCCTGTAAATTAGGGACCGAAAGGCCACCATTGATCCTTCGGGCATACAAAAGCTGCTTACTAATTCGAGGACAGGTGGATCCCAAGATATACTTCAAAATCTTGCATTGGTG
This window contains:
- the LOC120918607 gene encoding protein-glutamine gamma-glutamyltransferase E-like, translated to MAEMITPTSRCIEEEISGNITVVGKQAIGEDVTLNLVIRNMTTKSKVITADIKVYSILYTRKEINELHKETRNIKLRGCEEREEPLTITYAQYDGLLTADNAIEVTFVCSYEPVVGTLIIQTNIVLDNPKFEIKIKEPVHMNKPVNAEVVFTNPLNQVVSDIVVTAEGSGLLRDPITVKGGSVKPNETIKIPLTITPYKFGSKHLLVDLNSDKFKNAKGFIEVEVHKPAEKNSASSI